From the Clavibacter phaseoli genome, one window contains:
- a CDS encoding HPr family phosphocarrier protein has protein sequence MAERTVTIASSHGLHARPASLFTQAAAKAGIPVQLAKGDRSVNAASILGVISLGVDTGDEVVVSAEGENAEQVVTDLATLLESDLDAA, from the coding sequence ATGGCAGAACGCACCGTCACCATCGCCTCGTCGCACGGGCTGCACGCCCGCCCCGCCTCGCTGTTCACGCAGGCCGCCGCGAAGGCCGGGATCCCCGTGCAGCTCGCCAAGGGCGACCGCAGCGTCAACGCCGCGAGCATCCTCGGCGTGATCTCCCTGGGCGTCGACACGGGCGACGAGGTCGTCGTCTCCGCCGAGGGCGAGAACGCCGAGCAGGTCGTCACCGACCTCGCGACGCTCCTCGAGTCCGACCTGGACGCCGCATGA